A portion of the Acanthopagrus latus isolate v.2019 chromosome 21, fAcaLat1.1, whole genome shotgun sequence genome contains these proteins:
- the sec62 gene encoding translocation protein SEC62 produces the protein MAERRRHKKRIQEVSEPTKEEKAVAKYLRFNCPTKSTNMMGHRVDYFIASKAVDCLLDSKWAKAKKGEEALFTTRESVVDYCNRLLKKQFFHRALKVMKKKPEKDTKKEKEKEKEKEKEKVKGDSSKEEEKKGKKEKEKKKESEAVETKKEKNDDSPGTPKKKKEVKKKFKLEPHEDQLFLDGNEVYVWIYDPVHFKTFAMGLILVIAVIAATLFPLWPAEMRVGVYYLSVAAGCFVASILLLAVARCILFLIIWLVTGGRHHFWFLPNLTADVGFIDSFRPLYTHEYKGPRASSKKGSDKTDDKDSGSSSKAQKSDSDEKSDSEKKDGDDEDEEEEEESKEGAPEESKEAEGDGTDRHSDTDSDRREDEGSQHSNGNDFEMITREELEQHTEEEEEEEEEEEEDEETQEERKEGGGSETKPLTAET, from the exons GAGGTGAGCGAGCCCACCAAAGAGGAGAAGGCGGTGGCCAAGTACCTCAGATTCAACTGCCCCACCAAGTCTACGAACATGATGGGACACCGAGTGGACTACTTTATTG CATCCAAGGCAGTGGACTGTCTTCTGGACTCCAAGTGGGCCAAGGCTaagaagggagaggaggcaCTGTTCACCACCAGAGAGTCTGTGGTGGATTACTGCAACAG ACTCTTAAAGAAGCAGTTCTTCCACCGGGCTCTCAAAGTGATGAAGAAGAAACCAGAGAAAGACAccaagaaggagaaggagaaggagaaagagaaggagaaggagaaagtgaAGGGAGACAGcagcaaagaggaggagaaaaaagggaagaaggagaaagagaagaaaaaagagtcGGAGGCTGTTGAAACCAAGAAAGAGAAGAAC GATGACAGTCCTGGAACccccaagaagaagaaagaggtgaAGAAAAAGTTTAAGCTGGAGCCTCACGAGGATCAGCTGTTTCTAGATGGAAATGAA gtgTATGTTTGGATTTACGATCCTGTTCATTTCAAGACCTTCGCCATGGGGCTGATACTTG tCATCGCAGTGATTGCAGCAACGTTGTTCCCACTGTGGCCGGCAGAAATGCGTGTAGGAGTTTACTATCTTAGTGTCGCAGCGGGCTGCTTTGTGGCCAGTATATTGCTGCTTGCTGTTG CCCGCtgcatcctcttcctcatcatctgGCTGGTGACGGGAGGGCGGCACCACTTCTGGTTCCTCCCGAACCTGACGGCAGACGTCGGCTTCATCGACTCGTTCAGGCCGCTCTACACTCACGAGTACAAAGGACCACGAGCCAGCAGCAAGAAGGGCTCGGACAAAACGGACGACAAGGACAGCGGCTCCTCCAGCAAGGCTCAGAAGTCAGACAGCGACGAGAAGTCAGACAGCGAGAAGAAGGACGGCGACGAcgaggatgaggaagaggaggaggagagcaaagagGGGGCGCCAGAGGAGAGTAAAGAAGCAGAGGGGGATGGGACGGACCGacactcagacacagacagcgaCCGTCGTGAGGACGAGGGCTCGCAGCACAGCAATGGAAACGACTTCGAGATGATCAccagggaggagctggagcagcacacggaagaagaggaggaggaagaggaggaggaggaggaagatgaggagacgcaagaagagaggaaagaaggggGTGGGAGTGAGACTAAACCCCTGACTGCTGAAACATAA